AGCACTGCTACTTTCTCCATCTGCGGTCTCCCAACAAATCGCATCATTGCAGCGAAGCGTGCCAACCCCCCTCACGGAGCAAAGAGGCCGAGTCTTGGTGCTTACACCTGCCGGTGAACTGCTGGCCGATGCTGGTGGGGATGTGCTGGAGTCTCTTGCCCGTGCGGAAAATTCAGTCAACGAGTATCTTGTTGCACGTCAACAACCCGTTTCAGTCACTGCTTTTCACAGTGCCGGTCTGGCCTGGTTTCCGGCACTTATCGCGGGCAGCCTCAGGGACCCTGGCGGACCAAAGGTGCGTTGCCGGGACGAAGACGTATCGATCAACAAATTCGTAGACTTGGTTGGTGACCACGACATCGTGATCGCGCACCGGCCGCTGACATCAGATCCCTGGCCCACCCGCAGAGTGCATGTCACTCCTGTGCTGCAAGAACCGATCGACTTAGCGATCCATCGTGAACACCCATTGGCTAAACACGAGACGGTATCCCTAGCTGATCTAGTGGACGAAACTTGGGTGGCAGCCCATGAAGGATTTGCGCTGGAGCCACTCCTGATCCAAGCAATGTTTGCCAGCGCTGGCACACCCATCCAGATTACGCACCGAGTTAATGAGTTCAATATGGTGGCAGCGATCATCGCTGAGAGCGGCACCGTGGGCTTGCTGCCCCGATACACCGGACTGACTCCATACTTTCGTGAGCACGTGGTTCTTCGCCCGATCCAAGGACTCACCCTTGGTCGAAACATCGATATTCTAACCAGACCTGAAGCCCAAAATCGTGTAAGCACACGCACCGTGATCGACCGGATCATCAAGATAGCCGAAC
This genomic window from Arthrobacter sp. TMP15 contains:
- a CDS encoding LysR family transcriptional regulator, which produces MEVHHLRTLRELRDRGSVTAVAQALLLSPSAVSQQIASLQRSVPTPLTEQRGRVLVLTPAGELLADAGGDVLESLARAENSVNEYLVARQQPVSVTAFHSAGLAWFPALIAGSLRDPGGPKVRCRDEDVSINKFVDLVGDHDIVIAHRPLTSDPWPTRRVHVTPVLQEPIDLAIHREHPLAKHETVSLADLVDETWVAAHEGFALEPLLIQAMFASAGTPIQITHRVNEFNMVAAIIAESGTVGLLPRYTGLTPYFREHVVLRPIQGLTLGRNIDILTRPEAQNRVSTRTVIDRIIKIAEQKRLLAGEGVHQHLLN